The genomic window GAACGCGCCGTTCAGCATGGCGACTGCGGGCAGCCCGAAGGCGACCGCGACGAAGGCCAGCAGCGGGAGCACGGCGAGCCATCCGCCGGGGCGGGGCCGCCGCTTCACGGAAGCGGCGGCCACCAGTGCCGTGTCGGCCTCGGTGACGACGGCGGTCACCCGGAGACCGCCTTGGCCCAGCCCTGTCCGAGCACGTCCTTGGCCTTGGTCTGCTGGTCCTCGGTCGGGAACTCGGGCGTGCCGGACACCTCGGGCAGCTTGGCCGCGGCGGTCTCGTCCAGCGTGCCCGCCTTCTCCATGGCGGTCATCAGGGCCGGGCGGGCGTATCCGGCGAGCCACAGGTTCTGGCCCTCGGCGCTGTAGAGGTACTCCTGCCAGAGCCGGGCGGCGGCCGGGTGGGGTGCGTCCTTGTTGATGGCCTGGGAGTAGTACTGGGAGAACCTGCCGTCCTCAGGGACGACGACCTTCCAGTCGACGCCCTTGGACTTGAACTCGTCGGCGTACCCGGCGTTCAGGTAGTCCCAGTCGATGCTGATGGGCGTCTCGCCCTTCTCGACGGTGGCCGGCGTCGACTCGACGGGCGTGTAGTTGCCGTTCTTCTTCAGCTTGGCGAAGAAGTCGAGTCCGGGCTGGATGTCGTCGAACGAGCCGCCGCTCGCCAGGGAGGCCGCCCACACCCCGCCGAAGGCGGAACCGGATTTGGTGGGGTTGCCGTTGAGCGCGACCTGCCCCTTGTACTGCGGCTTCAGCAGGTCGGCGAAGGTCTCCGGACATTCCTTCACGCGCTTCGCGTCGCACCCGATGGATATGTAGCCGCCGTAGTCGTTGTACCACTGGCCCTTCGGGTCCTTCTGGCCCTCGGGGATGTCGGCGAACGCGGCCACCTTGTACGGGGCGAGGAGCCCCTGCTGGGCGGCGCTCAGAGCGAAGGAGCTGCCGAGGTCGAGCACGTCGGGCGCCCGGTCCTGTCCCTTGCGCGAGGTGACGGCGTTGATCTCGTCCTGGCTGGCCCCGTCCGGGTTCTCGACCTCGATCTTGATGCCGTACTTCTTCTCGAACCCGTCGATCAGCGCGCCGTAGTTGGCCCAGTCGCGGGGCAGGGCGATCGCGTTGAGCGTGCCCTCCTTCTTGGCCGCAGCGACCAGCGCGTCCAGGCCGCCGAAGTCCTTCGCCGAGGTCGCGGTGGCCGCGTTCTTGCCGTCGGTGGTGGTCGTGGTCTCGGGGG from Streptomyces sp. DSM 40750 includes these protein-coding regions:
- a CDS encoding ABC transporter substrate-binding protein: MTLFPPRTAAIGGALAAAVLTLSACGAAPETTTTTDGKNAATATSAKDFGGLDALVAAAKKEGTLNAIALPRDWANYGALIDGFEKKYGIKIEVENPDGASQDEINAVTSRKGQDRAPDVLDLGSSFALSAAQQGLLAPYKVAAFADIPEGQKDPKGQWYNDYGGYISIGCDAKRVKECPETFADLLKPQYKGQVALNGNPTKSGSAFGGVWAASLASGGSFDDIQPGLDFFAKLKKNGNYTPVESTPATVEKGETPISIDWDYLNAGYADEFKSKGVDWKVVVPEDGRFSQYYSQAINKDAPHPAAARLWQEYLYSAEGQNLWLAGYARPALMTAMEKAGTLDETAAAKLPEVSGTPEFPTEDQQTKAKDVLGQGWAKAVSG